The following proteins are co-located in the Chloroflexota bacterium genome:
- the asnB gene encoding asparagine synthase (glutamine-hydrolyzing), producing MGKLYFDPQKAVSPELIRNMAGTISYRGPDDKGVWTRGPIGLGHQRLSILDLSPAGHQPMSDPEETVYITYNGEIYNFLELRKDLEEKGYHFRSRTDTEVILYLYKEYGEDCLRYLRGMFAFAIWDDKQGKLLLARDRVGKKPLKYFLGPDFLIFASELKALFADPGVPREPDWVAIDQYLTYQYVPAPLTGFSGIRKLPPGHCLLWHRGKLEIKRYWKLDYSKKLSLPEREWEERILAKLEECVRVRMIADVPLGAWLSGGIDSSTIVALMTRLSSSPVKTFSIGFPEKEYNELPYARAVASGLGTDHHEFFVTPECLSILPELVRHYEEPFADSAAIPTWYLSRLTRQHVTVVLNGDGGDENFAGYNALLYHALTAKWRKWTGGGVLNQPAAILSDVLAYLLQNRRFKTTANLLRHAGEPHSNYIRSMIFFSEEEKSNLYTPELRDRTGQGRALKVLEEAFLDSGVDDPLDQALYANMVTYLPGALLPKVDIASMAFALEARSPLLDHQFLELAAQVPSSLKIRRLTKKYLLRKVTARILPKEVASQRKRGFAVPLDRWLSHDLKDQAREDLLNTCLTQWPLFQKEAIVHMFNIHLSGRENRANHIWALLVLGTWLETFFPHP from the coding sequence GTGGGAAAGTTGTACTTTGACCCCCAAAAGGCAGTGTCCCCCGAGCTCATCAGGAATATGGCAGGAACCATTTCCTACCGGGGGCCTGATGACAAAGGGGTCTGGACCCGAGGCCCCATCGGACTGGGGCACCAGAGGCTCTCCATACTGGACCTTTCTCCTGCGGGCCACCAGCCCATGTCTGACCCCGAAGAGACAGTCTATATCACCTACAACGGCGAAATCTACAACTTCCTAGAACTGAGGAAAGACCTGGAGGAGAAGGGATACCATTTCCGGTCAAGAACAGACACCGAGGTGATCCTCTACCTCTACAAGGAATACGGAGAGGACTGTCTGAGATACTTGCGGGGGATGTTTGCCTTTGCCATCTGGGATGACAAGCAGGGAAAACTGCTTCTGGCCCGGGACCGCGTGGGTAAGAAGCCCCTCAAGTACTTTCTGGGACCGGATTTCCTTATTTTTGCTTCAGAGCTCAAAGCCCTGTTCGCCGACCCTGGCGTTCCCAGGGAACCTGACTGGGTTGCCATAGACCAGTACCTGACCTACCAGTACGTTCCCGCACCCCTCACGGGCTTCAGCGGAATCAGGAAACTTCCCCCAGGGCATTGTCTCCTCTGGCATAGAGGCAAACTGGAGATAAAAAGGTACTGGAAGCTTGACTACTCCAAGAAGCTCAGCCTCCCCGAAAGGGAATGGGAGGAGAGGATACTTGCCAAGCTGGAGGAGTGCGTCAGGGTGCGGATGATAGCGGATGTCCCTCTGGGTGCGTGGCTCTCCGGAGGAATTGACTCCTCAACCATAGTTGCCCTCATGACCAGGCTCTCTTCAAGCCCGGTGAAGACCTTCTCCATCGGTTTCCCCGAAAAAGAGTACAACGAGCTCCCCTACGCGCGGGCAGTAGCCAGTGGCCTGGGGACCGACCATCACGAGTTCTTCGTGACCCCCGAGTGCCTTTCTATCCTGCCGGAGCTGGTTCGCCACTATGAAGAGCCCTTTGCCGACTCCGCCGCCATCCCCACCTGGTACTTGTCTCGCCTTACCCGCCAGCATGTCACCGTGGTTCTGAATGGCGACGGGGGAGACGAAAACTTTGCCGGCTACAATGCCCTTCTCTACCATGCCCTCACCGCCAAGTGGAGGAAATGGACCGGGGGGGGCGTTCTTAATCAGCCCGCGGCAATCCTGTCTGATGTCCTCGCGTACCTCCTGCAAAACAGGCGATTCAAGACCACGGCTAATCTCCTTCGCCACGCTGGTGAGCCACATAGCAACTATATCCGCTCCATGATCTTTTTCTCAGAAGAAGAAAAGTCAAACCTTTATACACCAGAGCTCAGAGACAGGACAGGGCAGGGCCGCGCCCTGAAGGTGCTGGAGGAGGCCTTTCTGGATTCCGGCGTTGATGACCCCCTTGACCAGGCCCTCTACGCAAATATGGTGACCTATCTGCCGGGGGCCTTGCTACCCAAAGTGGATATCGCTTCAATGGCCTTTGCCCTGGAAGCCCGCTCTCCTCTTCTGGATCACCAGTTCCTGGAGCTTGCTGCCCAGGTCCCTTCCTCCCTGAAAATCAGACGCCTGACCAAGAAATACCTCCTTAGAAAAGTCACGGCACGGATACTGCCCAAGGAAGTCGCCTCCCAACGGAAAAGGGGCTTCGCGGTACCCCTTGACCGGTGGCTTTCCCACGACCTGAAGGACCAGGCCCGGGAAGACCTGCTCAATACTTGCCTTACCCAATGGCCCCTTTTCCAGAAAGAAGCTATAGTGCATATGTTCAACATCCACCTGTCAGGCCGTGAGAACCGCGCCAACCACATCTGGGCATTGTTGGTGCTGGGGACCTGGCTCGAAACCTTCTTCCCCCATCCATAA